The DNA sequence CTGATCCGCTGGGTTGAAGAGGGCGGCGCGAGCGGCTTTATCATCAGCGGGCCGGTGCTGGTAGAAGCGCTGGATGATTTCACCCGCTACGTTCTGCCACTGCTGGCTGAACGTGGCTACTGGCAGCCCTCAAAGGAAACCACGCTGCGTGGCAGACTCGGTATCCCTTTCAAAGTCAGTCGCTATGCGCAGCCGGTTCGTACTGCCGCGCTGGCAGGCAAATAAAAGGAGCTAATCTTGCCTGTTACCTTAACTCGGGCGACGCTGCGTCGCCCTTTGCTGGCCTTACTGGTGAGCGGTCTGCTGGCAGGATGCGATCAAGCCGCCAGCGAAGCACCTGCCGTTCCGGCAAAAGCCGCCGCACAAAAAGGCGGCAATTTGCTGATAGCGATTGATACCGACCCAAATTGTCTCGATCCGCAGCAGGCAGGTAACAATAATTCGCTGAATATTGGTCGCCAGTTGACCGATTCCCTGACCGATCAGGATCCACAAACGGGCAATATCGTGCCGTGGTTAGCGACACAATGGCAAATTGACGAAGGCAACCGGCGGTTTACCTTTACTCTTCGTGACAACGTCACCTTTAGCGACGGCACGCCGTTTACCTCACAGTCCGTTAAAGATAATTTTAACGCTATTGTGAAGTTGGGTGCGCGTGCTTCACTGGCGTCAACCTATCTGAAGGGGCTGAAGCAGATTGATACCCCGGACGCGCAAACGGTGGTCATCACCTTTCAGCAGCCGAACGCGCAGTTTTTACAGGCGACCTCCACCATGAGTCTGGGGTTCTTCGCCCCCAGTACCGTGGCCGCCCCGGCCGAAGCGCGCTGTCAGGGATCGCTGGCAGGTACCGGGCCGTTTGTGCTGAAACAGTTTGTGCATAATCAGAAAGTGGATCTCGTCCGGCGGAACGGTTATCAGTGGCCGTCGTCACTGGCAAAACATCAGGGCGAAAGCTACCTGGATAGCGTGGAATATCGCGTGATCCCGGAGAGCGGCGTACGGTTCGGCAGCCTGATTTCACGTCAGCTGGATGTTAACGTTGGCGTCACGCCGCAGGACGAAGCGCTGCTGCTGGCGAAAAACATTCACCTTATCGCCCGCACCAATCCCGGGCTGGTTTACAGCCTGTTCCCTAATCAGTCCACGCCGCTGATGGCTGAAGCACCGCTGCGTCAGGCGTTAAACCTGGCTATCGATCGCCAGGCGCTGAAGCCGGTGCTTTCGCGCTATCAGTCGGCGGCGACCTCGGTGCTGGCAAAAACCACGCCGCTTTATCAGGATCTCAGCGCCGATCTGGGTTACAACCCGCAGGCGGCTGAAAAACTGTTGGAAGAGAATGGCTGGCGGCGCGGCGCGGATGGCATTCGTAGCAAAAACGGTCAGCGCCTGAGTTTCCGTATCAGCTACTGGCAGTCGGCACCGTTTATTGAGGTCGTGCAGCAGCAGCTGCATCAGGTGGGGATCGATCTGCAACTGGAAAAAGCGCCTATCAGCCAGGTCGTGGCGAGGCAGGCGGGCGGCAAGCTGCCGGTTGACTTCTACAATCTGACCCGCTCCGATCCCGACGTGCTGCGAACGGTTTTTGACGCTGGCGGACGCAATGTTAACCATCGCCAGCCCGCAGAGGTCGATCGGCTGCTGTTGCAGTCCAGCGAAACGCTGGAGAAGGCACAGCGGCAGGATTACGTTACTCAGGCGGCGAAACAGCTGATTGCAGAAGGCAACGCCATCCCGCTGGTGGAGCTGGCAACGGTGATCGCGACCGGGCAGAACGTGCGGGGTTTTCATTTTGATGCCTCCTCCCGCTTCCAGCTTTATGACACCTGGCTTACGGCGAAGGAGTAAAAATGAACCATCTCTTGCTCGCCACGCCGAAGAGCCGCCGTCGGCTCCCGGCTTCCCTGAAGCGTGCGTTGCAGGGCATCGGCGTACTGTGGGCAGCCTGGAGCCTGACTTTTTTCATCCTTTATATTCTGCCTGCCGATCCGGTGACTATCATGCTGAATCAGGGCGAACAGAGTACCGTTGACGCGGCGCAGGTCGCCGCGCTAAAGGCGCAGTATCATCTCGATCTGCCTGTCTGGCAGCAATATTTGCTGGCGCTGTGGGATCTGCTGCATCTCAATCTTGGCAAATCGATTATCAGCGGTGACAACGTCACTGATTTAATTATTCAGGCGCTGCCGGCGACCTTACTGCTGGCGGTCTGCGCGCTGGTCGTGGCGCTTATTGTCGGCGGTGGTCTGGCAGCGGGTACCAGCGTCTTGCCGTCCGGGAGAATTAAATCGATGCTGCTTGCGCTGCCTTCACTGGGTGCGGCGCTGCCGACCTTCTGGTCAGGTTTACTGTTGCTACAGCTTTTTTCGTTCAGCCATGCCTGGCTCCCGGCCATGGGAAACCGTGGCTGGCAGTCGCTGGTGCTGCCGACGCTGACGCTGGCAATCCCTACCGCAGCCACCCTCGCTCAGGTAATGAGTCGTTCACTGGCGGAGGTCTGGCGGCGATCTTTTATCGATGCGCTGCGCCTGAAAGGCGCGGGAACAGCCCGTTTGCTCTGGCGCCACGTCTTGCCGAATGCGGCCATTCCGTTACTGACGCTGTCCGGCATGGTGTTTGGTCATCTGCTGGCGGGCGCGGTGATTACCGAAACGATTTTCTCGCGCGAAGGGCTGGGGCGGCTCGCTGAAGGCGCCGTTTCTGCCCAGGATATTCCCCTGGTACAGGGCGTGGTATTGACGGCGGCCACGGTTTTTGTCGTGGTGAATTTTATCACCGATGCGATCTATCCTCTGCTCGATCCACGCCTTGCGACGGGAGAACGCTGATGAGTGAAACCCTAACCGTCAAGCCGCTAAGCCGTCCTTTTGCACTGAGCCTGTGGCTCAGCGTTGGCCTGCTGCTGCTGGTGGCATTGTGGGCGCTGTTTCCCGGCTGGTTTACCGGGCAAAGCCCGCTGGCAGGCGATCCTGTGCAGGCCTTGCAGGCACCTTCCGCCGTGCACTGGTTCGGCACCGATCATTTGGGAAGAGATCTCTACAGCCGCAGCGTATTTGGTACGGCGCTCACGCTACAGGCGACGCTGTTTTCCACCGCAATTGCGCTGTTTGTCGGTACGCTGATGGGCGTGCTGGCGGGATATACCGGCGGCCGGGTCGACAGCGCCTTTATGCGCGTCATCGATATTCTGATGGCCGTACCTAATCTGCTGCTGGCGATGGCAATTATCACCGTACTCGGTTTCGGCACGTTACATATTGCTATCGCCGTCGGGCTTTCTTCCGTGGCGACTTTTGCCAGACTGTCACGGGGAGAGGTATTGCGTAGCCGCACTCATCTGTTTGTTGAGGCGGCGAGAGTCGGTGGCGTGGGGCATTTGACAATTATCCGCCGCCATATTTTACCGCATGCGCTGGCACCGGTACTGTCGCTGGCGGCCCTTGAATTGGGGTTTGCACTGCTCTCCGTTTCCGCCCTGAGCTTTCTGGGTTTTGGCGCGCCGCCGCCCCAGCCGGAATGGGGACTGCTGATTGCCGAAGGCCGCAACTATATTGCCGCTGCGTGGTGGTATACCACCTTGCCGGGGCTGACCATTGTGCTTACCGTGCTGGCGACCAACCGGCTGGCCGGTTTTATTCAGGACAGGGCGGAGGAGCCATGACCCAACCCTTATTAGATGTGGCGGCGCTGTCGGTGGACTACTTTTCCCGTCAGGGGGAAGCTATCCACGCGGTGAAATCATTGAGTTTCACCGTTGATCCCGGCGAGGTGATAGCCCTTGTCGGCGGCTCCGGCTCCGGCAAGTCGACCACCGCTGCGGCGCTGGTTGGGTTGCTGAAGGGGAAAACCCGCCACGCCGGACATATTCGCTTTAACGGCCAGGCGCTGGAAAATGCCAGCCAGCGCCAGTGGCAGCAGCTGCGAGGCGTGGAAATCGGCTTCGTGCCGCAGGATCCGGCCCAGGCGCTGGATCCGATCCAAAGCATCGGCAAACAGATGATTGAAGCGCTGACGCTGCACGGTGTGACTCGTCGCGATGCGAAGCAGCGAGTGCCGGGGCTGCTGGCTGATGTCGGTCTGCGTGATGCTTCGCGGATCGTTGCCAGCTATCCTCATCAGCTTTCAGGCGGGATGCGGCAGCGGATTTTGCTGGCGATGGCCCTGTGCCATCACCCGAAACTGATTATTGCCGATGAGCCGACCAGCGCGCTGGATGTCAGCGTGCAGAAACAGGTGCTGGATACGCTGGATGCGGTGGTGGAAAGCAAGGGAATTGCGATGCTGCTGATTACCCACGATCTGAATATTGCGCTGGAGCGGGCCGACCGGATACTGGTGATGTATGAAGGACGACTGGTGGAAAGCGGCACGCCTGGCAGCCTGCTGCATCAGACGCGGCATCCTTATACTCGCCGCTTGCTGGACGCCTCTCCGGCGTTCTTAACCGTTCCCTGGCGTAAACCGCTGGTCTCGAGGCCGCTGATGCAGGCGCAAAATCTGGTCCGGCATTTTCCGCTGAAAGATGGCCGCCGTTTTCCTGCGGTGGATGATATCTCATTTCCTGTCCTGCGTGGCGGCACAACCAGTCTGGTCGGTGAATCCGGCTCGGGGAAATCCACCACGGTGCGTATGCTGATGGGGCTGGAAGCGTCAGATGCCGGGCAGGTGATTTTTGACGATGTCGCGTTCACCTCGCTTGCCGCTTTTCAGCGCCCTGAGTTTCGCCGTCGGGTACAGCTGGTGTGGCAAAATCCGTTCGCTTCGCTTAACCCAAAAATGACGCTGGAGGAGATTATTACCGAACCGCTACGGGCGTTCAGATGCGGCAATCGCCAGCGCCAGCGTGAGCGGGCGGCAGAACTGCTGACGGACGTGGAGCTGCCGGTAAGCCTGCTGAACAGCCGTCCCGGGACGTTATCCGGCGGCCAGCGCCAGCGCGTAGCGATTGCCCGGGCGCTGGCGATTTCGCCGGACCTGGTGATCCTTGATGAGCCCGTGTCCGCGCTGGATGTGGCGGTGCAGGCGCAGATCCTCCAGCTGTTAGAACGCTTACAGCGCGAGCACGGCCTGACCTATCTGTTTATCTCTCATGACCTGGCGGTGGTGCGGCAGATCTCGGATTACGTGGTGATAATGCAGCAGGGAAAGGTGGTTGAGCAGGGTGCAGCGCAGCAGATCTTTACCTCACCGGGCGCGGATTATACCCGCCAGCTGCTTTCACATGTTCCGGGCGCGAACGGATATAAAAAAGCGGCAGGGTGATTTTGCCGCAGAATTCGTTTACACCGTGCTGGCGCGAGGAACATGAGTCTTCCACAAAGACGCAAAAAGCGGCATCCGTGCCAGCTCGGCCTGGGCCGTCCATGGCCCAGGACGCTTTGTTCCAGGCTCATGTTCCTCGCGCTTTGAGTTCGTTAGCAGTCTGTACGGCAGGGTAATCCTGCCGCTGCCGTTACTGTTTTTTATCAAGTGACCAGGTGGCGCTACTGACGTCAACTTTTACCGGCAACAGCCCAATCTGGCTAAATTTGTCGGCCAGAGCCTGCTGCTCTTTAAACACCTCCGGCGTCATGCGTTCAGCG is a window from the Pantoea sp. CCBC3-3-1 genome containing:
- a CDS encoding ABC transporter ATP-binding protein encodes the protein MTQPLLDVAALSVDYFSRQGEAIHAVKSLSFTVDPGEVIALVGGSGSGKSTTAAALVGLLKGKTRHAGHIRFNGQALENASQRQWQQLRGVEIGFVPQDPAQALDPIQSIGKQMIEALTLHGVTRRDAKQRVPGLLADVGLRDASRIVASYPHQLSGGMRQRILLAMALCHHPKLIIADEPTSALDVSVQKQVLDTLDAVVESKGIAMLLITHDLNIALERADRILVMYEGRLVESGTPGSLLHQTRHPYTRRLLDASPAFLTVPWRKPLVSRPLMQAQNLVRHFPLKDGRRFPAVDDISFPVLRGGTTSLVGESGSGKSTTVRMLMGLEASDAGQVIFDDVAFTSLAAFQRPEFRRRVQLVWQNPFASLNPKMTLEEIITEPLRAFRCGNRQRQRERAAELLTDVELPVSLLNSRPGTLSGGQRQRVAIARALAISPDLVILDEPVSALDVAVQAQILQLLERLQREHGLTYLFISHDLAVVRQISDYVVIMQQGKVVEQGAAQQIFTSPGADYTRQLLSHVPGANGYKKAAG
- a CDS encoding ABC transporter permease; this translates as MNHLLLATPKSRRRLPASLKRALQGIGVLWAAWSLTFFILYILPADPVTIMLNQGEQSTVDAAQVAALKAQYHLDLPVWQQYLLALWDLLHLNLGKSIISGDNVTDLIIQALPATLLLAVCALVVALIVGGGLAAGTSVLPSGRIKSMLLALPSLGAALPTFWSGLLLLQLFSFSHAWLPAMGNRGWQSLVLPTLTLAIPTAATLAQVMSRSLAEVWRRSFIDALRLKGAGTARLLWRHVLPNAAIPLLTLSGMVFGHLLAGAVITETIFSREGLGRLAEGAVSAQDIPLVQGVVLTAATVFVVVNFITDAIYPLLDPRLATGER
- a CDS encoding ABC transporter permease; the encoded protein is MSETLTVKPLSRPFALSLWLSVGLLLLVALWALFPGWFTGQSPLAGDPVQALQAPSAVHWFGTDHLGRDLYSRSVFGTALTLQATLFSTAIALFVGTLMGVLAGYTGGRVDSAFMRVIDILMAVPNLLLAMAIITVLGFGTLHIAIAVGLSSVATFARLSRGEVLRSRTHLFVEAARVGGVGHLTIIRRHILPHALAPVLSLAALELGFALLSVSALSFLGFGAPPPQPEWGLLIAEGRNYIAAAWWYTTLPGLTIVLTVLATNRLAGFIQDRAEEP
- a CDS encoding ABC transporter substrate-binding protein; translation: MPVTLTRATLRRPLLALLVSGLLAGCDQAASEAPAVPAKAAAQKGGNLLIAIDTDPNCLDPQQAGNNNSLNIGRQLTDSLTDQDPQTGNIVPWLATQWQIDEGNRRFTFTLRDNVTFSDGTPFTSQSVKDNFNAIVKLGARASLASTYLKGLKQIDTPDAQTVVITFQQPNAQFLQATSTMSLGFFAPSTVAAPAEARCQGSLAGTGPFVLKQFVHNQKVDLVRRNGYQWPSSLAKHQGESYLDSVEYRVIPESGVRFGSLISRQLDVNVGVTPQDEALLLAKNIHLIARTNPGLVYSLFPNQSTPLMAEAPLRQALNLAIDRQALKPVLSRYQSAATSVLAKTTPLYQDLSADLGYNPQAAEKLLEENGWRRGADGIRSKNGQRLSFRISYWQSAPFIEVVQQQLHQVGIDLQLEKAPISQVVARQAGGKLPVDFYNLTRSDPDVLRTVFDAGGRNVNHRQPAEVDRLLLQSSETLEKAQRQDYVTQAAKQLIAEGNAIPLVELATVIATGQNVRGFHFDASSRFQLYDTWLTAKE